The following proteins are encoded in a genomic region of Arachis stenosperma cultivar V10309 chromosome 4, arast.V10309.gnm1.PFL2, whole genome shotgun sequence:
- the LOC130973169 gene encoding protein DETOXIFICATION 44, chloroplastic-like isoform X2: MIPLKLAPLKMNLLAIRLLRMIPLLFFVDSGYLHVNGVLKFNIPALNRNGWLKFNELGKEILSITLPAALALAADPLTSLIDTAFVGHIDFGGKYQSKRRIPSVSTSLALAATLGIAETVLLSLGSGIIMNIMGIPADSPMRGPAENFLMLKAFGAPAIVIALAAQGTFRGFKDTKTPLYVVGVGNVLNAILDPILMFFFGLGISGAVAATVISEYLIAFILLWKLTGNVLLTPFHLDGRKIFSYLKSGGLLIGRTVAVFLTLTLSTSMAAKQGPIPMAGHQICMQVWLPISLVTDALALAGQTLLANSYSQGNYEQARLITYRVLQIGLGTGITLSMILFFGFGSFSSLFTTDLEVLSVARSGILFVAGTQPVNALAFVIDGLYYGVSDYGYVAYSMGCWLD, from the exons ATGATTCCGTTGAAACTAGCTCCCTTGAAGATGAATCTTCTCGCAATTCGTCTTCTTCGGATGATTCCTTTGCTTTTCTTCGTCGATTCGG gttATTTGCATGTAAATGGAGTTTTGAAGTTTAATATACCTGCTTTGAACAGAAATGGGTGGCTTAAATTTAATGAACTGGGGAAGGAAATACTGTCCATTACACTACCTGCTGCTTTGGCATTGGCAGCTGATCCACTTACCTCACTGATCGACACAGCGTTTGTCGGCCACATAG ATTTTGGTGGCAAATACCAAAGCAAGAGGCGTATTCCTTCAGTATCAACTTCTTTAGCACTTGCTGCTACTCTTGGAATTGCTGAAACTGTTCTTCTTTCCCTTGGTTCTGGCATCATTATGAACATCATGGGTATACCTGCT GATTCCCCTATGCGTGGACCTGCTGAGAACTTTCTTATGCTAAAGGCCTTTGGCGCTCCAGCAATTGTGATTGCATTAGCTGCTCAAGGCACTTTTCGTGGATTTAAGGATACAAAGACGCCTCTATATGTTGTTG GTGTTGGCAACGTTCTTAATGCGATATTGGATCCAATATTAATGTTCTTTTTTGGTCTTGGCATTAGTGGTGCTGTAGCTGCTACAGTGATCTCTGA ATACTTAATTGCTTTTATTCTTCTATGGAAATTGACCGGAAATGTGCTCCTAACGCCTTTTCACCTTGATGGGAGAAAAATTTTCAGCTATCTGAAATCTG GTGGTCTTCTTATCGGCAGGACTGTGGCTGTGTTTCTGACTTTGACACTGTCAACCTCTATGGCAGCTAAGCAGGGCCCTATACCTATGGCTGGTCATCAAATTTGCATGCAAGTTTGGCTGCCGATATCTTTGGTCACTGATGCTCTGGCACTTGCTGGTCAG ACACTTCTTGCCAATAGTTACTCGCAGGGAAATTACGAGCAAGCACGCCTCATTACATATAGAGTATTACAG ATTGGTTTAGGAACAGGAATTACTTTGTCCATGATCTTATTCTTTGGGTTTGGATCATTTTCAAGCTTATTTACCACAGACTTGGAAGTTTTGAGTGTTGCTCGGTCAGGCATATTG TTTGTGGCTGGAACTCAACCAGTGAATGCTTTGGCATTTGTCATTGATGGGCTTTACTATGGGGTATCAGACTATGGCTATGTTGCGTACTCAATGGG ATGCTGGTTGGACTAG
- the LOC130973169 gene encoding protein DETOXIFICATION 44, chloroplastic-like isoform X1: MASSQCHRFLCIHSLQLQPHHCYHPPFKSPTLIPKPYHCFSRIRIRIPPKASLKNNGATTTTTNDSVETSSLEDESSRNSSSSDDSFAFLRRFGNGWLKFNELGKEILSITLPAALALAADPLTSLIDTAFVGHIDFGGKYQSKRRIPSVSTSLALAATLGIAETVLLSLGSGIIMNIMGIPADSPMRGPAENFLMLKAFGAPAIVIALAAQGTFRGFKDTKTPLYVVGVGNVLNAILDPILMFFFGLGISGAVAATVISEYLIAFILLWKLTGNVLLTPFHLDGRKIFSYLKSGGLLIGRTVAVFLTLTLSTSMAAKQGPIPMAGHQICMQVWLPISLVTDALALAGQTLLANSYSQGNYEQARLITYRVLQIGLGTGITLSMILFFGFGSFSSLFTTDLEVLSVARSGILFVAGTQPVNALAFVIDGLYYGVSDYGYVAYSMGCWLD; the protein is encoded by the exons ATGGCATCTTCTCAATGTCACCGCTTTCTTTGCATTCACTCTCTGCAACTTCAACCTCACCATTGCTATCATCCACCATTCAAATCTCCTACTTTAATCCCAAAGCCTTATCATTGCTTTTCTCGCATTCGAATCCGAATCCCACCAAAAGCTTCTTTGAAAAACAACGGTGCCACGACCACCACCACCAATGATTCCGTTGAAACTAGCTCCCTTGAAGATGAATCTTCTCGCAATTCGTCTTCTTCGGATGATTCCTTTGCTTTTCTTCGTCGATTCGG AAATGGGTGGCTTAAATTTAATGAACTGGGGAAGGAAATACTGTCCATTACACTACCTGCTGCTTTGGCATTGGCAGCTGATCCACTTACCTCACTGATCGACACAGCGTTTGTCGGCCACATAG ATTTTGGTGGCAAATACCAAAGCAAGAGGCGTATTCCTTCAGTATCAACTTCTTTAGCACTTGCTGCTACTCTTGGAATTGCTGAAACTGTTCTTCTTTCCCTTGGTTCTGGCATCATTATGAACATCATGGGTATACCTGCT GATTCCCCTATGCGTGGACCTGCTGAGAACTTTCTTATGCTAAAGGCCTTTGGCGCTCCAGCAATTGTGATTGCATTAGCTGCTCAAGGCACTTTTCGTGGATTTAAGGATACAAAGACGCCTCTATATGTTGTTG GTGTTGGCAACGTTCTTAATGCGATATTGGATCCAATATTAATGTTCTTTTTTGGTCTTGGCATTAGTGGTGCTGTAGCTGCTACAGTGATCTCTGA ATACTTAATTGCTTTTATTCTTCTATGGAAATTGACCGGAAATGTGCTCCTAACGCCTTTTCACCTTGATGGGAGAAAAATTTTCAGCTATCTGAAATCTG GTGGTCTTCTTATCGGCAGGACTGTGGCTGTGTTTCTGACTTTGACACTGTCAACCTCTATGGCAGCTAAGCAGGGCCCTATACCTATGGCTGGTCATCAAATTTGCATGCAAGTTTGGCTGCCGATATCTTTGGTCACTGATGCTCTGGCACTTGCTGGTCAG ACACTTCTTGCCAATAGTTACTCGCAGGGAAATTACGAGCAAGCACGCCTCATTACATATAGAGTATTACAG ATTGGTTTAGGAACAGGAATTACTTTGTCCATGATCTTATTCTTTGGGTTTGGATCATTTTCAAGCTTATTTACCACAGACTTGGAAGTTTTGAGTGTTGCTCGGTCAGGCATATTG TTTGTGGCTGGAACTCAACCAGTGAATGCTTTGGCATTTGTCATTGATGGGCTTTACTATGGGGTATCAGACTATGGCTATGTTGCGTACTCAATGGG ATGCTGGTTGGACTAG
- the LOC130975400 gene encoding uncharacterized protein LOC130975400, which translates to MYRTTASDGGPADLTQAQLCFSRLLPKSKKEVETETLASPPPPQGLPPSVALRHYHRCLVVRASSSFKKRNFFFLDLGASVPGIHLLHRAPAAVRRALSHHRLRLVVADSSNPPPSSELCSSPGLCLRHDSAPSSQTAQKKNPSPFQFPSFEFREQKLNQEKILDFDDSEEKPTYVRFLVSNSAAGSVIGKGGSTITDFQSQSGARIQLSHNHEFFPGTTDRIIMVSGGINEILRAVELILSKLLSELQSEDENDAEPKTKVRLIVPNVSCGGIIGKGGATIRSFIEESQAGIKISSEDNNYYGLNDRLVTLTGTLDDNKCFNT; encoded by the exons ATGTACCGGACGACGGCAAGCGACGGCGGGCCAGCGGACCTCACTCAGGCGCAGCTCTGTTTCAGTCGT CTTCTCCCCAAATCAAAAAAGGAAGTTGAAACAGAAACCCTAGCTTCTCCACCACCGCCGCAAGGACTGCCGCCGTCCGTCGCTCTCAGGCACTACCATCGCTGTCTGGTCGTCCGtgcttcttcctccttcaagaAACGCAACTTCTTCTTCCTCGACCTCGGCGCGTCAGTTCCTGGTATTCATCTACTCCATCGCGCTCCTGCCGCCGTCCGTCGGGCGCTCAGTCACCATCGCCTTCGTCTGGTCGTCGCAGATTCTTCCAACCCACCACCGTCTTCTGAGTTGTGTTCGTCGCCTGGCCTCTGTCTCCGTCACGATTCTGCCCCCTCTTCTCAGACTGCTCAGAAGAAAAACCCATCTCCATTCCAGTTTCCTTCCTTCGAGTTCAGAGAGCAGAAGCTCAACCAAGAAAAAATCTTAGACTTCGACG ATTCTGAAGAGAAGCCAACATATGTTAGGTTTCTTGTATCAAACTCTGCAGCTGGTTCTGTTATTGGAAAGGGTGGTTCAACCATCACTGATTTTCAGTCACAATCTGGGGCACGAATCCAGTTATCACACAACCATGAATTCTTTCCTGGGACTACTGATAGGATTATCATGGTATCTGGTGGAATAAATGAAATCCTAAGAGCTGTTGAACTTATTCTGTCTAAGTTGCTCAGTGAG CTTCAAAGTGAGGATGAAAATGATGCTGAGCCAAAAACAAAAGTGAGACTCATCGTTCCAAATGTTTCTTGTGGTGGTATAATTGGCAAGGGAGGTGCTACCATTAG GTCATTCATTGAAGAATCTCAGGCTGGAATTAAGATATCTTCTGAGGATAATAATTATTACGGACTGAATGATAGGCTAGTGACACTGACAGGAACTCTTGATGATAACAAATGCTTCAATACGTGA
- the LOC130975403 gene encoding MDIS1-interacting receptor like kinase 2-like, with protein sequence MAHGFHSFLYVGEFMFFGPYKVKYEQRRRNGDIFSIWNYDGKIAFEDIIKATKDFGMRYCIGTGAYGSVYKAKLPSGKSVALKKLHRTESENPLFYKCFKNEVKILSEIRHRNIIRLYGYCLHNKCMFLIYEYMEKGSLFYNLAIDEEAQELNWNKRVNIIKGTAFALTHMHHHCSPPIVHRDVTSSNVLLSSNLEACLSDFGTAKLLNPDSSNQTLLVGTCGYVAPELAYSINVTTKCDVYSFGVVTLETIMGEHPKELLSNMSKPSAPKIMLKDILDSRIPLPFRKDMWDIVLVLTLALACLHPNSKSRPSMQDIAKELLFSNLPLLWHFDGISIHQLVNQEIYAIGKN encoded by the exons ATGGCACATGGATTTCACTCGTTTTTGTATGTTGGGGAATTCATGTTTTTTGGTCCATACAAGGTCAAATACGAGCAAAGAAGAAGGAATGGAGATATCTTCTCAATTTGGAACTATGATGGTAAAATTGCATTTGAAGACATAATCAAAGCAACAAAAGACTTTGGTATGAGGTATTGCATTGGAACAGGTGCTTATGGAAGTGTCTACAAAGCAAAACTTCCTAGTGGCAAAAGTGTGGCACTAAAGAAACTTCACAGAACAGAATCTGAAAACCCATTATTTTACAAGTGTTTCAAAAACGAGGTCAAGATCTTAAGTGAAATACGCCACCGGAACATCATTAGACTTTACGGTTATTGTTTGCACAATAAGTGCATGTTTTTGATATATGAGTATATGGAAAAAGGAAGCCTGTTCTATAACCTAGCCATTgatgaagaagctcaagagttGAATTGGAACAAGAGAGTAAACATCATTAAAGGAACTGCATTTGCTCTCACTCATATGCACCATCATTGTTCCCCACCCATTGTCCATCGAGATGTAACTAGTTCTAATGTTTTGTTGAGTTCAAATTTAGAGGCTTGTCTATCAGATTTTGGTACAGCTAAACTACTTAATCCTGATTCATCTAATCAAACTCTACTAGTTGGCACTTGTGGATATGTTGCACCAG AGTTGGCTTATAGCATCAATGTGACAACAAAATGTGATGTTTATAGCTTCGGAGTGGTGACGTTGGAAACAATAATGGGGGAACATCCTAAGGAACTGCTTTCCAATATGTCAAAACCATCTGCTCCTAAGATCATGCTCAAAGATATATTGGATTCACGTATCCCATTGCCCTTTCGAAAAGACATGTGGGATATTGTACTTGTTCTAACATTAGCACTTGCATGCTTGCATCCCAACTCAAAATCAAGACCTTCAATGCAGGACATAGCTAAAGAGCTTTTGTTTTCAAACTTGCCATTGCTTTGGCATTTTGATGGTATTTCAATTCACCAACTTGTGAATCAAGAAATATATGCAATAGgtaaaaattag